Proteins from one Sphingomonas sp. HF-S4 genomic window:
- a CDS encoding plasmid mobilization protein, which translates to MKIYHAHDMYMCMATQLHGARSSRLVVLVSPAEKQRIAASAAAADMTVSDYLRTAAERYSEPSEAEQMLMRELLTQLEAANASTERAFAALEAQQVRAETFDEDAYRTKVRAELQARTDIDWDALGHALSSEARQ; encoded by the coding sequence TTGAAGATCTACCATGCACATGATATGTACATGTGCATGGCTACTCAACTTCATGGAGCGCGATCGAGCCGCCTCGTCGTGCTGGTCTCCCCAGCGGAAAAGCAGCGCATCGCCGCCAGCGCCGCCGCGGCGGACATGACGGTCAGCGATTATCTGCGCACCGCCGCCGAACGCTATTCCGAGCCGAGCGAAGCCGAACAGATGCTGATGCGCGAATTGCTCACGCAACTCGAAGCCGCCAACGCCAGCACCGAAAGGGCCTTCGCCGCGCTCGAGGCCCAGCAGGTTCGTGCGGAGACCTTTGACGAAGACGCGTACCGGACAAAGGTGCGCGCCGAATTGCAGGCACGCACCGACATCGATTGGGACGCACTGGGGCATGCGCTGTCGAGCGAGGCGCGCCAATGA